One window of Dehalococcoidia bacterium genomic DNA carries:
- a CDS encoding NADH-quinone oxidoreductase subunit D encodes MPLKTELVTVNMGPHHPSTHGVFRMRVTLDGEVVREMEPMFGYLHRGIEKLAEGRNYTQNTPFTDRLDYVSSMAGNFGYCLSVEKLMGIEVPERAEYLRVIMCELQRMVNHLIAVGFFLNDLGAMMTPLLLMWREREKLVDLFEMACGQRLLYNYMRIGGVSQDVPSEFVPALEKFLDDFPGYFQEFEDLLKGNEILQARTMGTGVISARQAINASMSGPCLRASGVDWDLRRDNSYSFYDRLNFDVIVGQNGDNYDRYRVRMAEVMQSHRIVRQALAKMKDLSPISSIRARTPKVLRPPKGEVYAAIEAPKGEMGFYLVSDGSAKPYRWHVRAPDFINLGVLRDIVVGSKIADLIVTFGSIDICLASVDR; translated from the coding sequence ATGCCGCTGAAGACTGAACTGGTCACTGTGAATATGGGGCCCCACCATCCCTCGACGCATGGCGTTTTCCGCATGCGGGTGACTTTGGACGGAGAAGTGGTCCGGGAAATGGAGCCGATGTTCGGCTATCTTCACCGGGGAATAGAGAAGCTGGCCGAAGGCCGCAACTATACCCAGAACACCCCGTTTACGGACCGGCTGGATTATGTTTCCTCCATGGCAGGCAATTTCGGGTATTGCCTCAGCGTGGAGAAGCTGATGGGGATCGAAGTTCCGGAGCGGGCGGAATACCTCCGGGTGATCATGTGCGAGCTGCAGCGCATGGTCAATCACCTGATCGCGGTAGGATTCTTCCTCAACGATCTGGGCGCAATGATGACGCCGCTCTTGCTGATGTGGCGGGAACGGGAAAAACTCGTTGACCTCTTTGAGATGGCTTGCGGCCAGCGGCTGCTTTACAACTACATGCGGATCGGCGGAGTGAGCCAGGACGTGCCGTCGGAATTTGTTCCGGCGCTGGAGAAGTTTCTCGATGACTTCCCCGGCTATTTTCAGGAGTTTGAAGACCTGCTGAAGGGCAATGAAATCTTGCAGGCCCGAACCATGGGGACCGGCGTGATCTCTGCCCGGCAAGCCATCAACGCCTCGATGAGCGGACCGTGCCTGCGCGCCAGCGGGGTGGACTGGGACCTGAGGCGAGACAATTCCTATTCGTTCTATGATCGCCTGAACTTCGATGTGATCGTGGGCCAAAATGGCGACAACTATGATCGCTATCGGGTCCGCATGGCAGAGGTCATGCAAAGCCATCGGATCGTCAGGCAGGCGCTGGCAAAGATGAAGGACCTTTCCCCGATCTCGTCGATAAGGGCCAGGACTCCCAAGGTGTTGCGCCCGCCGAAGGGAGAGGTTTACGCCGCGATCGAAGCGCCCAAGGGCGAGATGGGGTTCTATCTGGTCAGCGACGGCTCGGCCAAGCCGTATCGCTGGCACGTTCGCGCACCGGACTTCATCAATTTGGGTGTGCTGCGCGATATCGTGGTCGGCAGCAAGATCGCCGATCTGATCGTCACCTTTGGAAGCATCGATATCTGTCTGGCGAGTGTAGATCGATAA
- a CDS encoding NADH-quinone oxidoreductase subunit C, with the protein MKLKALDGNEMAARITGQVPDAVIESNEAIIVIASGKMVEVMRFLKESPDFDFNYLNGVTAVDNADHFEIVYHLTSLTMKHTLCVKARISDRENPEIFSITPLWRGAELQEREIFDLMGIRFAGHPNLKRIVLWDGFEGYPLRKDFGKPKA; encoded by the coding sequence GACGGGAATGAGATGGCCGCCCGAATCACAGGGCAGGTACCCGATGCCGTTATCGAGAGCAACGAAGCCATAATCGTCATTGCATCAGGGAAAATGGTCGAGGTGATGCGTTTCCTCAAGGAGTCGCCGGATTTCGATTTCAACTATCTCAACGGCGTCACGGCGGTAGACAACGCTGACCACTTTGAGATCGTTTACCACCTCACGTCGCTAACGATGAAGCACACCTTGTGCGTTAAGGCGCGTATTTCGGATCGGGAAAACCCAGAGATATTCTCGATCACCCCCTTATGGCGGGGAGCTGAATTGCAGGAGCGGGAGATATTCGATCTGATGGGAATCCGGTTTGCCGGGCATCCCAATTTAAAGCGGATCGTCCTCTGGGACGGATTTGAAGGGTATCCGCTCAGAAAGGACTTTGGCAAGCCGAAGGCTTAA